Genomic window (Pyrus communis chromosome 13, drPyrComm1.1, whole genome shotgun sequence):
AAActtccaaataaaacccaaatttgaaaatgacTACCAAGTAGAAAAATAATTGACCTATTATTACAAGATATTTATAGCCTATAccacaatattcaaaataaattaataaatgtaATTACTCGCCTTAATTACAATgaacaaataatatatatatatatatatatatatatatatatatatatatacacgttcAAATGTATATAGTACTACCATAAGctcaagatatatatatatatatatatatatatatatatatatatgcactactaattaatctacctatatgtaaatttatgatgAGCAACTAACATATAGTTTGTAGGTAAATTCATGTTGAATCAAATAAACATTCTTTTATTTAGTaggtaatatatttttcatgtattattatacatatatttggcacattttattattataagatatatgtacaaataataggtaaattaattttgagccaaataaaatttctttattttgtaagtaaattaattttgaatcatatAAAAGGGACGCCATGTCCATGTTCTGCATGTAGAGAGATATTGTGATCGACGCTACAAATCCATACTTACGTGTTCAACTCGTACATAATAATAGACAACCGTACAATAATTatataagagtaatgttaggtaaacaaaaatttttaaattaaatttgcaaatcaaataatgtaattataaatgattagattattaacAAAGTGTCAATTAAtgtccttattttttattggtgacacattattttgtttacaaatttagttttcctaCCATTACCCCATCATATAATGATACAGTAGAGAATAAATTAGCATGAAATTTGTCACGAGaattaaatatcaaatttaCAAGTAAAGGCAAATATCATTAGATTGTATGTGAAGTGGCCGTAcaataatcaaattttaatcatTATTATAGGCATTATTAATTCCTAGGGTGGAGGGTAATGGAGAGATTTTCAATGTACCGATTACATGACCTGGTACACAAATGTCACAAAACAATTAGTTGGACACTTGGATAAAAATCTTTCAATCAATTATTTTATGACACTTAATGTACCGGCTTGTGTTTTCGGTACACTGAAAATATTCTTGAGGATAATGAGGTAAAGATAAAGAGGGGTTCGAAGTAGTTAACAAAAACATATAGTAAACTAATCAATAAATATCTCACTGatttctttttatataaaaacatttgatgaaattttttttaatcataaagaaaaaaaaactatcctaaattcattctttaataatctcaagctaaaattttaactcaaaattattgaaataaaaataaataaaaaaataaaaaaaaaaactatttctagattaaaatctaaattttcagAGTTAAAATTTGTATGTTTTAACGTAAGAATTGAAGATGATCTTAAGGAGTTAACCggcaaaatttgatttttagatGAGTTAAAACTTAATGAGATTCGAATTCAGTGATGTTATTGATGTATATATTTACACCAtcattgaattaaaacttaTGACTAAAATATTACATTTTTGTTGCATTAATCTTCCTCCAACTGTCAATCTTCCCTTGGTTCTTCCATGTTtctcaacaaaaaatattacataatttttagggtaaattacactttaccacctcaggtttgaagtgtattacaatttcatacaacattttttttaaatttcactttcatacctcatgtaCTAtgttatttcaatataatacatatgttacatttttcatccattgatccgttaagagctGACGTGGTAGTAGTAAACCCTATTACACGTTAGCCCACACCTTCCAAATCTTGGACACATAAATATTCATCAACCACATCAATTGCAAAAGGTTATGGAAAGGGATAATGGCAGCTTCTGGTATCTTGACATGTCGACGCCAAGGATCCTCGACAGACTCGTTAGATCTGTTCTTGGCAACCCACTTCTGCTGCGCCTTACCCATGGCGGCAGGCTCTATAGGCCCAAGAAAATCGCCTTCCTGCAAGACGCCTCTTATTTCATCCCTTCTGCTGGGCAAATCtaggatttcaaaattttgaatttctaggTTGGAATTAAAATACTAGGTAAGTGTGAAGGAGTTTCTACACTGGAGTAAGAGTGAAAGGCGAAGCAACAACTACAGAGTCCGACCCTCCTAGACTTCATCGAATCAGAGAAGCGGCCGCGACTGGTCCCCATTTGAATTGGCAATCATTCTCCGCTTCAAGGCATTCCACTACATTCATCCCCCACACCACTGCATTCATCTCCCACAACTCctcgaaaaaaaaaacccaaaccatgTTTGAAAGTCTCAAGCTTTTCACTTCAATGGGTTTTGTCACCTGTTTGTTTCTCCAATCCAGTTCTTCCATGGTAACAACTTCAAATCCCCTTTAGGTCTAAACCCCACAATCCCTTTAGCACCATGAAATTTCCATTTATCAACCAAATCCCATCTTCCTAACGAAATCCCAAACGCCCAATTTCTCACTCTTACTTTTATTGAAACACTTGTCAACGAAATCCCAGATGAAAATTTCATATGCTTCCCAAATCCCACTTCCCTAATGCCAAAATCTGTAGAAAATCAGGATGAACCCAACACGTAGAGCATCAAGATCTGCACTCCAATTTATTTATGGCCGCATTTAGCAACCCTTATCAACCCTTTTTCCGATCTCTTCATTCTTTCCATTAACTGCTGGGTCCGCACACTATTCAGCATTCTCCTTCTCATTGTGTTTGCCGCCACGCTGAGTTGTAGGAATGGTGAGATTTGCAGGGAAGATGAAGGTTGCACGAGGAAGAAGAGGTTCAAGTTCTATAGAGCGGCGGAAGAAGCTTCCCAAACCAGATGAGATTATTGGTTGCAGACAAGCACAGAGGAGATAGGATGGAGTCAAAGAAGAGTGGGCTCGACGTCTTGGTCATGGCAACAGCCATGGTCTGCGTTTTCCGGCGAAAACCAGCTAGATAGCTAGGTAACAAGTTTGAAAGGGTggtttataatttatattttgggtaaagtacaaaaaactacttcaactattggtgtcacaacactttcatacctcatcttttaaaattgacaatgtcatacctcttctttagaatttggtccaatgttataccttccgttatttggccgtttacttttcagttaaatgctgacgtggcttgattcgggacctactttctattaaataattaataaaatattattgaaaactaaaaaaaaattatttaaattttttttaaataataaagaaaagtaaaaaattaaaattaaaaaaaatccctcTGTTCGTTCGTTCCCCCCCTCTCTTtatccccatcttcatcttcatattATTCCCTTcttaatcttcaaccaaaaaaaaaaaaaaaatttttgaaaacccatcaacccccctgtggaagaaaaagaaggaggaggaagaaaaaaaaatctttttttttgaaaacccatcaacacccccCCTCGTGcaggggaagaaaaagaaggagaaagaggaagaaaaaaaaaatccaacccaaTCCAATTCGCCCCTCTTCAACCCagaaaagaaggaggaggaaaaagaagaagaagaagaagaagaaaaaaaaaaactcaacctAACCCAGTTCGTGtaccccctgcaacccagaaataagaataaggagaagaaaaagaaaaaaaaagaaaatccaaagtGAACCCATTTCGTctctcacccccccccccaacccaaccccaaatccaccactcttATCCATTCTCTACATCCTCTTCcacacccatcctccaccttctctgcGCACCCATCTTCCCGATGAcaagatttgggttttttttttttaaaaaaaactttttattattattttaatatttaaaaaatattaaatatttttttttagtttttaataatattttaataattttttaatagaaagtgggcctCGAATCAAGTCATGTCatcatttaactgaaaagtaaacgaccaagtaacggaaggtataatattggaccaaattctaaatatgaagtatgacattgtcaattttaaaagataatgtatgaaagtgtcatgatacaaatagttgaggtagttttttgtattttatcctTATATTTTAGTCCATGTGGATAGATTTGATtgccacatcaacaaaaatgtgAGACCCACAGTTGACACAACATCATTTTAACTGTCAAACTATCAGATTggctaacggatgtatgaaattgaaataaactaatagtaaatgtatgaaattgaaatgttttaaatatattatataaagtTACAATTGACCTCAAACCTAAAAgggataaaatgtaatttacatTTTAAGCTAATTTTTATTACAAGATAAAGACACAACAAGATCTAGTGTAAAAAGTCAGACGTCCCAAATTcctcaacaaaaatattttaagttttcaGTTGCACGCCAAATAAGAGAAGTACATGATTGAATGACTGATCTGGGCTGACTAGCATATTCGATGACTTTTTCATAGCCTGATGATCCGTGCTTTGTTTATTCTGCTTTTTGAATAGTATTTTTGTTCACACATGTCAATTAATATATTAAGAGCAACATgagagagatcaaaattttaaattaaattgtgtAAATTAAATGACGTGATTATTGATAATTGATTATTAATTTAGTGTCGATTCATGTGCTTATTTCATATtaatgacacattatttaatttacaaatttattttaaaattttgatctctatTATAATTCTTGGTTTCTATGAAATATGTAGAACGACAGCCGGCAAACTCTACTGAATCAGCAAACATATTTTATCTCAAAACAGACCAATTCAATGATACAAATAAAGCCAAAAGAAAGCTACTAGTCACCAAATACAAAATATTAGATTGCACCCATTCTTCCTTGAAACCAAGTATAAATATTGTTTtgcacctccataattttcacTACCACAGCGCTATCATATTCATATTCGCTATTTAATAAGATGACGAAGTCTTTGAAAAGGCATTTGGAGTTGCAGGGTCCAAGGCCTACACCTCTTATGGCGAGCAAGAATTCACAGAAGGCGACGAAGAAGAAGCCAGTCATAGTCTATCTCATATCTCCCAAGATTATTCATGTCCAACCTGAAGAGTTTATGGGTTTGGTTCAACGGCTTACTGGGAATAATAATAATCAAGGCTGTCGAAAATCCGAGGTTATTAACATTGGGGCTGCTGCTAATTCTCAGTCTTGTTCTTCTGCTTCCACTACTTGTTTGATCGGCCAAGAAGGTTTCGTGAGTGAGAGCCCACGGAAGCCCAACAATAATAGGGCAGATGAGTACCGCGATGATCGTGTACCTTTTGGAATACCTACTACAACAACCTCCAACTTTGCTGAAATCTTCTAGCAATGTAACAGTATATGTATTTGTGTATTTATCTGTAGAAATATGTACATATGTTATACATCAAAAGTATGTTATCTGGGTTACTTTGAGTTCGAGAAAAGCAAAAGATAGGTTTCATATATTAGTCTAGCTTTTAGCTTTGTATGCCAGAATTAATTAAGTTAAGgttattttgatatatatatatatatatatgtatgccctttatgcaaagggatttccattttaaaaaaaaaatggggattagatGTGGGGCCCACTTcacatcgaatttcaacgatccgaatcATCTATTTTGttagtctcgattcatagatcatccttgcaaaaattcaattcaatccgaaaccatttgcctagttaattatcaagatcaaatttcattgtttcttatataacaaagtattcg
Coding sequences:
- the LOC137713412 gene encoding protein MKS1-like, whose amino-acid sequence is MTKSLKRHLELQGPRPTPLMASKNSQKATKKKPVIVYLISPKIIHVQPEEFMGLVQRLTGNNNNQGCRKSEVINIGAAANSQSCSSASTTCLIGQEGFVSESPRKPNNNRADEYRDDRVPFGIPTTTTSNFAEIF